A window of the Desulforapulum autotrophicum HRM2 genome harbors these coding sequences:
- a CDS encoding B12-binding domain-containing radical SAM protein: MTEPTHNPPHVLCVNPWIHDFAAFDFWAKPLGLLTLAAILRQNNVRVTFMDCLDRFHPMAGPGTRVFPDGRGPYRKTEIPKPDILKERAPGRYSRYGIDPEWFRTDLRQMDPPDLVFVTSLMTYWAGGVRETIAAIKEIFPGIPVVLGGIYATLLTDHAVKHSLADEVVPGNGENKIQEIVYRHTGFSFTPRLDPKDLDTLPLPALDLITNLTHAPILTTRGCPFACEYCASSYLEPRFRRRSPESVFQEICHWHNQRGVKNFAFYDDALLIDARNHAVPLFKAIIEANLNLAFHTPNALHIREITEQTATLMFKAGFKTIRLGLETTDFSRERRLDCKVNAHEFHHAVTLLKDAGFSRDQIGAYLLCGLPDQEIEAVESSILEVKKSGITPVLAYYTPIPHTPMWERAKKASRFDLDLDPIFSNNALFPCLGKTISMKTISQLKKLTK; encoded by the coding sequence TTGACTGAGCCGACACACAATCCTCCCCATGTCCTCTGCGTCAACCCATGGATCCACGACTTTGCCGCCTTTGATTTCTGGGCAAAACCCCTGGGACTCCTCACCCTTGCCGCCATCCTGAGGCAGAACAACGTCCGGGTAACCTTCATGGATTGCCTGGATCGATTCCATCCCATGGCAGGGCCAGGAACAAGGGTTTTTCCTGACGGACGGGGTCCCTACCGGAAAACCGAAATCCCAAAACCCGATATCCTCAAGGAACGAGCCCCGGGCCGATATTCCCGGTATGGCATAGATCCTGAATGGTTCCGGACAGATCTAAGACAGATGGACCCACCGGATCTTGTTTTTGTCACCTCCCTCATGACCTACTGGGCTGGCGGCGTCAGGGAAACCATTGCAGCAATTAAAGAGATTTTTCCCGGCATCCCAGTGGTTCTCGGGGGTATCTACGCCACCCTCCTCACCGACCACGCCGTCAAACATTCCCTTGCCGACGAGGTGGTACCGGGCAACGGTGAAAACAAAATCCAGGAAATCGTTTACCGGCATACGGGTTTTTCATTTACCCCCCGCCTGGATCCGAAAGATCTTGATACCCTTCCCCTGCCAGCCCTGGACCTTATTACAAACCTGACCCATGCACCCATCCTCACCACCAGGGGATGCCCCTTTGCCTGCGAATACTGCGCCTCATCCTACCTTGAGCCCCGATTCCGAAGAAGGTCACCGGAATCGGTCTTCCAGGAAATCTGTCATTGGCATAACCAGAGGGGGGTCAAAAACTTTGCCTTTTACGATGACGCTCTGCTCATAGATGCCAGAAACCATGCTGTTCCCCTCTTTAAAGCCATCATCGAGGCAAACCTGAATCTTGCCTTTCACACCCCCAATGCCCTGCACATCCGTGAAATCACAGAACAGACGGCCACACTGATGTTCAAGGCAGGATTCAAGACCATACGCCTGGGACTTGAAACCACCGACTTCTCCCGGGAGCGACGCCTTGACTGCAAGGTCAACGCCCATGAGTTCCACCATGCCGTCACCCTGCTCAAGGACGCCGGATTCAGCCGGGATCAGATCGGGGCCTATCTCCTGTGTGGATTGCCCGATCAGGAAATAGAGGCGGTTGAAAGTTCGATTCTTGAGGTAAAAAAAAGCGGCATTACACCCGTGCTAGCCTATTACACACCCATTCCCCACACCCCCATGTGGGAACGGGCAAAAAAAGCTTCCCGGTTTGACCTGGACCTGGATCCAATCTTTTCAAACAATGCCCTGTTTCCCTGCCTGGGAAAAACCATTTCCATGAAAACTATTTCACAATTGAAAAAACTGACAAAATAA
- the ahbB gene encoding siroheme decarboxylase subunit beta, giving the protein MLSETEKKVISALQGNIPVCERPYLALAQTLGMSEEEVIATVKALHDRGVIRRFGATLKHQKSGYKANAMVAWKVSEERIEAVGPAMAAFDEVTHCYRRDPSGTWPYNLYTMVHASDEATCHAIAKRISVAVGVTDYTLLFSKQELKKTSMQYFD; this is encoded by the coding sequence ATGTTAAGTGAAACAGAAAAAAAAGTTATTTCAGCCCTCCAGGGAAACATTCCTGTGTGTGAACGCCCTTATCTGGCCCTTGCCCAGACCCTCGGCATGTCCGAGGAAGAGGTAATCGCAACGGTAAAGGCCCTCCATGACCGGGGCGTGATCCGCCGGTTCGGTGCCACCCTTAAACACCAGAAATCAGGCTATAAGGCCAATGCCATGGTGGCCTGGAAGGTGTCTGAAGAACGGATCGAAGCAGTTGGACCTGCCATGGCCGCCTTTGACGAGGTGACCCACTGCTATCGAAGGGACCCGTCAGGCACCTGGCCCTACAATCTCTACACCATGGTCCATGCTTCGGATGAAGCCACCTGCCACGCCATTGCCAAAAGAATATCCGTGGCTGTCGGTGTCACAGATTACACCCTGCTGTTCAGTAAACAGGAACTGAAAAAGACCTCCATGCAGTACTTTGACTGA
- the mtnA gene encoding S-methyl-5-thioribose-1-phosphate isomerase, with protein sequence MLVDNQQMRPIWFDGEKKIARVIDQRMLPHKLVIADLNTVDDVIYAIQEMFVRGAPLIGATGAFGVYTALLQNQTCTSEDLVRECNRLKSARPTAVNLAWGVDRVLEACLNVNVPADRLNAARNEALAIVEDEAENCRQIGLHGLSIIQEISRKKGGAPVNILTHCNAGWLACIEYGTATAPMYTAFDQKIDIHVWVDETRPLNQGSRLTAWELGKHGINHTIITDNAGGHLMQHGMVDLVIVGTDRTTRSGDVANKIGTYLKALAAKDNNLPFYVALPSSTIDWEIDNGITDIPIEERDPEEIQYVQGLDQAGNLVKVLVPPLSSPAANHAFDVTPARLVTGLITERGICRATREDILALFPEKRATK encoded by the coding sequence ATGCTTGTGGACAACCAACAGATGCGGCCCATATGGTTTGATGGGGAAAAAAAAATTGCACGGGTGATCGACCAGCGGATGCTGCCCCACAAACTGGTCATAGCCGATCTCAACACCGTGGACGATGTGATCTACGCCATCCAGGAGATGTTTGTCCGGGGAGCACCCCTGATCGGTGCCACAGGCGCCTTTGGTGTGTACACAGCGCTTCTCCAGAACCAGACGTGCACCAGTGAAGATCTGGTCCGTGAATGTAACCGCCTCAAGTCAGCCCGCCCCACTGCCGTAAACCTTGCATGGGGGGTTGACCGTGTCCTTGAAGCCTGCCTTAATGTCAACGTCCCGGCCGACCGCCTTAACGCCGCCAGAAACGAGGCCCTGGCCATTGTTGAAGACGAAGCGGAAAACTGCCGGCAAATCGGCCTTCACGGACTCTCCATCATCCAGGAGATCAGCCGGAAGAAAGGGGGCGCACCTGTCAATATCCTGACACACTGCAATGCAGGCTGGCTTGCCTGCATCGAATATGGAACCGCCACCGCCCCCATGTACACGGCCTTTGATCAGAAAATCGACATTCATGTATGGGTTGACGAAACCCGACCCCTGAACCAGGGATCAAGGCTCACGGCCTGGGAACTTGGCAAGCACGGCATCAACCACACCATTATCACGGACAATGCCGGGGGCCATCTCATGCAGCACGGCATGGTGGACCTTGTGATCGTGGGCACGGACAGAACCACCCGGAGCGGGGATGTTGCCAACAAGATCGGCACCTACCTCAAGGCCCTTGCGGCAAAGGACAACAACCTGCCCTTTTACGTGGCCCTGCCATCGTCCACCATCGACTGGGAGATTGACAACGGCATCACAGACATTCCCATTGAAGAGCGGGACCCGGAAGAAATTCAGTATGTCCAGGGCCTTGACCAGGCCGGCAACCTTGTGAAAGTTCTGGTGCCGCCTTTATCGAGCCCTGCCGCTAACCACGCCTTTGACGTGACACCGGCACGGCTTGTCACGGGCCTGATCACGGAACGGGGAATCTGCCGGGCCACCCGGGAGGATATCCTGGCCCTTTTTCCGGAGAAAAGAGCAACTAAATAG
- the mtnP gene encoding S-methyl-5'-thioadenosine phosphorylase, translating to MVKVGIIGGSGMDDPEIVDDATRITVKTPYGDPSSPLTCGRIKGVEVVILARHGHGHCITPSQVNNRANIMALKDLGVTAILATTACGSLKQEIHRGDLVILDQFIDFTRLRKNTFHDSFENGMVHAPMADPFDPDLRQLLFDTAVAQKARVHQRGTVVTIEGPRFSTRAESKMFRLWGGDVINMSIAPEAALAREAAIPYGVVAMSTDYDCWNEDEAPVSWEEVLKVFNNNAERVKALLIAAVAALK from the coding sequence ATGGTAAAGGTCGGAATCATTGGCGGGTCTGGAATGGATGACCCTGAAATCGTTGATGACGCAACAAGAATAACGGTGAAAACCCCCTATGGAGATCCTTCGTCTCCACTTACCTGCGGAAGGATCAAGGGGGTGGAGGTGGTAATCCTTGCACGCCATGGCCATGGGCACTGCATCACTCCAAGTCAGGTTAATAACCGGGCAAATATCATGGCTCTCAAGGACCTGGGAGTAACGGCCATCCTTGCAACCACAGCCTGTGGCAGCCTGAAACAGGAGATTCACCGGGGGGATCTTGTGATCCTGGACCAGTTCATCGATTTTACCCGGCTGCGGAAAAATACCTTCCACGACTCGTTTGAAAATGGCATGGTTCATGCGCCCATGGCCGATCCCTTTGACCCGGATTTGAGGCAGCTGTTGTTTGATACCGCCGTTGCACAGAAGGCCAGGGTCCACCAGAGGGGAACGGTGGTGACCATTGAGGGACCCCGATTTTCCACAAGGGCCGAATCAAAAATGTTCCGGCTGTGGGGGGGGGATGTGATCAATATGTCCATTGCTCCGGAGGCGGCTCTTGCCCGTGAAGCAGCTATCCCCTATGGGGTGGTGGCCATGTCAACGGACTATGACTGCTGGAATGAGGATGAGGCGCCCGTTTCCTGGGAGGAGGTCCTGAAGGTGTTCAACAATAATGCAGAGCGGGTCAAGGCGCTTTTAATTGCGGCTGTCGCAGCGTTGAAATAA
- a CDS encoding adenine phosphoribosyltransferase, whose protein sequence is MRFKPRTNQVEQMDIIKNSIRSIPGWPIKGVTFRDITTLMQDPDINRKTTDIFFDRYKNMAIDKVVGIDARGFVFGAILAHQLHVGFVPVRKKGKLPYKTISESYSLEYGKDTLEIHEDAIKKGERVIIMDDLIATGGTIGATVKLVEKIGGHIVECAFVVELPDLKGRSRLNGHSIFSIVAFDGD, encoded by the coding sequence ATGCGGTTTAAACCGAGAACAAACCAGGTGGAACAGATGGACATCATAAAGAACAGCATACGATCAATACCGGGATGGCCCATAAAGGGTGTTACCTTCAGGGACATTACGACTCTCATGCAGGACCCGGACATTAACAGGAAAACCACGGATATTTTTTTTGACCGCTATAAAAACATGGCCATAGACAAGGTGGTGGGCATTGACGCCAGGGGGTTTGTATTCGGGGCCATCCTGGCCCACCAGCTCCATGTGGGATTTGTGCCGGTCAGAAAAAAAGGAAAGCTTCCCTATAAAACCATCAGTGAATCCTATAGCCTTGAATATGGTAAAGACACCCTGGAGATCCATGAGGATGCCATCAAAAAAGGAGAGCGGGTGATTATCATGGACGACCTCATCGCCACAGGCGGCACCATCGGGGCAACAGTCAAGCTGGTGGAAAAAATCGGCGGCCATATTGTCGAGTGTGCTTTTGTTGTTGAACTTCCCGACCTTAAGGGCCGATCCCGGCTTAACGGCCACAGTATCTTTTCCATTGTGGCATTTGATGGGGATTGA
- a CDS encoding DMT family transporter, whose protein sequence is MTYLKLLLTAIFWGGTFIAGKFLAGDVNPLDAAFVRFAIASIFLLVITRKLEGRLPRIQAKLILPLILLGATGVFAYNILFFSAFHHINAGKAALIIATNPILISLLSALLFKERLDLIKGAGIIMSVTGAMVVISNGHLTDLVSYEIGRGELLIYGCVASWVAYSLIGKSVMGSLSPLASVCYSSVIGTVFLGIVSIFKGDLTTMGAWSIIDWFSLFYLGFFGTVLGFLWYYEGIREIGPMKASVFINFVPISAILFAWLILGEPVTASLLVGAALVVSGVYSTNASGIIKRYLTAKG, encoded by the coding sequence ATGACCTACCTGAAACTACTCTTAACGGCCATATTCTGGGGCGGCACATTTATTGCCGGAAAATTCCTTGCAGGCGACGTCAACCCTCTGGATGCGGCATTTGTCCGTTTTGCCATTGCCTCGATTTTCCTGCTTGTGATTACAAGAAAACTCGAGGGAAGGCTTCCACGCATACAGGCAAAATTGATCCTTCCCCTGATTCTTCTGGGCGCCACAGGGGTCTTTGCCTACAATATCCTGTTTTTCTCAGCCTTCCACCACATAAATGCAGGCAAGGCCGCCCTGATCATCGCCACCAACCCCATCCTCATCAGCCTGCTGTCGGCCCTTTTGTTCAAAGAGCGGCTGGATCTGATCAAGGGTGCGGGTATTATCATGTCTGTCACCGGCGCCATGGTTGTCATCTCCAACGGCCACCTCACCGACCTTGTCAGCTATGAAATCGGCAGGGGTGAACTTCTGATCTACGGCTGTGTGGCAAGCTGGGTGGCCTACTCGCTGATTGGAAAATCAGTCATGGGAAGCCTATCCCCCCTTGCCTCCGTATGCTATTCGTCCGTGATCGGCACCGTTTTCCTGGGTATTGTCTCGATCTTCAAAGGAGACCTTACCACCATGGGGGCCTGGTCAATCATCGACTGGTTCAGCCTCTTCTACCTGGGGTTCTTTGGTACCGTACTCGGCTTTCTATGGTACTACGAGGGCATCAGGGAGATCGGTCCCATGAAGGCCAGCGTATTTATCAATTTTGTGCCCATCTCGGCCATTCTATTTGCCTGGCTCATCCTGGGCGAACCCGTGACCGCATCACTTCTCGTGGGTGCCGCGCTTGTGGTCTCAGGCGTCTATTCCACCAACGCCTCAGGAATCATCAAACGTTATCTCACGGCCAAAGGATAG
- the murI gene encoding glutamate racemase — translation MDTTKTAAEICTAGETRSNDAPLGVFDSGVGGVSVLKWIRQLLPQEDLIYVADKGYAPYGNKSSDYVRDRAAHITRFLLEKRVKAVVVACNTATVTAITTLRSMFKVPFIGIEPGVRPALNATRSGVIGVLATTETLRSTSFNALIQRFCKDIRVEVQECPGLMEQVESMAFTTPETRKLLERYLVPLLEKGADTIVLGCTHYPFLVPLVREMAGQEIRIIETGEAVSRQVMRILTTMDLLTTRTEPGSTSFWTSGDCCIETVISQLWGQAVTVAPLPDRTSV, via the coding sequence ATGGATACCACCAAAACAGCAGCAGAGATCTGTACAGCCGGTGAAACCCGGTCAAACGATGCCCCCCTGGGGGTTTTTGATTCGGGTGTGGGGGGCGTATCCGTTCTGAAATGGATCCGCCAGCTGCTTCCCCAGGAGGACCTCATCTACGTGGCTGACAAGGGGTACGCCCCCTATGGTAACAAGTCTTCGGACTATGTCCGGGACAGAGCCGCCCACATCACCCGCTTTCTTCTGGAAAAAAGGGTCAAGGCCGTTGTGGTGGCCTGCAACACGGCAACGGTTACTGCCATCACCACCCTGCGATCCATGTTTAAGGTCCCGTTTATCGGTATTGAACCCGGTGTCCGCCCGGCCCTCAACGCCACCCGTTCCGGTGTGATCGGCGTTCTTGCCACCACAGAAACCCTGAGAAGTACTTCGTTCAACGCCTTGATCCAACGCTTCTGCAAGGATATCAGGGTGGAGGTCCAGGAGTGTCCAGGACTCATGGAACAGGTCGAATCCATGGCCTTTACCACCCCGGAAACCCGAAAGCTTCTGGAACGCTATCTGGTTCCCCTGCTTGAAAAGGGTGCGGACACCATTGTTCTTGGGTGTACCCACTACCCCTTTCTTGTTCCCCTTGTCCGGGAAATGGCAGGCCAGGAAATCAGGATAATTGAGACCGGCGAGGCGGTATCCCGCCAGGTGATGCGCATTCTTACCACAATGGATCTTCTAACCACCAGGACAGAACCCGGTTCTACCTCATTCTGGACCAGCGGCGATTGCTGCATCGAAACGGTTATCTCCCAGCTGTGGGGGCAAGCCGTCACAGTGGCCCCCCTTCCCGACAGAACGAGTGTTTGA
- the gap gene encoding type I glyceraldehyde-3-phosphate dehydrogenase: MGYRVAINGYGRIGRSVLRALYESHHFRSLEIVAINELSDAVTMAHLTKYDTTHGRFPGEVGISGNDLHVNNTLVRLTHEPDIERLPWGALGVDVVLECTGSFTERHRAEEHLRAGAKHVVFSQPAEEDVDATIVYGINDHTLEPHHRVISNASCTTNAGVPVLKVLNQAIGIESGIITTIHSIMNDQPVIDAYHHHDLRRTRCAGQSIIPVDTGLARGIDRILPELSGRFEAVSMRVPTINVSALDITMVMSKQTRVAEVNQILNQATLGRLSGILGYTEEPLASCDFNHDSRSSVVDGCQTRVSGGRLVKILTWFDNEWGYANRMLDTAAVLLKISRLS, from the coding sequence ATGGGTTACAGAGTTGCTATAAACGGGTATGGGCGAATCGGACGTTCCGTCCTTAGGGCCCTTTACGAGTCCCATCACTTCAGGTCCCTTGAGATTGTGGCTATCAATGAACTCTCCGATGCGGTAACCATGGCCCACCTGACAAAGTACGACACCACCCATGGTCGGTTTCCGGGCGAGGTCGGTATTTCAGGCAACGACCTCCATGTGAACAACACCCTTGTCCGTCTGACCCATGAACCTGATATTGAGCGTCTGCCCTGGGGGGCACTTGGGGTGGACGTGGTGCTTGAGTGTACAGGCTCATTTACCGAAAGGCACAGGGCAGAGGAACATTTAAGGGCCGGAGCAAAGCATGTTGTCTTTTCCCAGCCCGCCGAGGAGGATGTGGATGCCACCATTGTCTACGGCATCAACGACCACACCCTGGAACCCCATCACCGGGTGATCTCCAACGCCTCGTGTACCACCAATGCCGGTGTTCCCGTGCTCAAGGTGCTGAACCAGGCCATTGGCATTGAATCGGGAATCATCACCACGATTCATTCTATTATGAACGACCAGCCCGTGATCGATGCCTACCACCACCATGACCTTCGGCGCACCCGGTGTGCCGGGCAGTCGATTATTCCCGTTGATACCGGGCTTGCCAGGGGGATCGATCGCATCCTCCCCGAGCTTTCCGGGCGGTTTGAGGCGGTATCCATGCGGGTTCCGACCATAAATGTATCTGCCCTTGACATCACCATGGTCATGTCGAAACAGACCCGTGTGGCTGAGGTCAATCAGATTTTGAACCAGGCGACATTGGGTCGGTTGTCAGGTATTCTTGGTTATACGGAAGAGCCCCTTGCCTCCTGTGATTTCAACCATGATTCAAGATCTTCGGTGGTGGATGGCTGTCAAACCCGGGTCAGCGGTGGGAGGCTTGTTAAAATTCTGACATGGTTTGACAACGAGTGGGGCTATGCCAACCGGATGCTTGACACGGCAGCGGTCCTGCTTAAAATAAGCAGATTGTCATAA
- a CDS encoding helix-turn-helix transcriptional regulator gives MNSKKIALEKFDQLRIQVESLINLHDFPSDSPAVEGVFRLIHELRTLQMEVAQQNEALHCCRQELSQANSAMTTLMEKMNQIRNEVENTVHASIRRLILPYVDKLKHGPLQQDQKTLVGILESNLLEIVRPFVADMNAMDESFTPMEIQIAHLVREGRTNKEIALILTIAPRTVGFHRENIRRKLGINNKKVNLRSVLLSCG, from the coding sequence ATGAATTCAAAAAAAATTGCATTGGAAAAATTTGATCAATTGCGTATTCAGGTGGAATCGTTGATCAATCTCCATGATTTTCCTTCCGATTCCCCGGCGGTTGAAGGGGTGTTCCGCCTGATCCATGAACTCCGAACGCTTCAGATGGAGGTGGCACAGCAAAACGAGGCATTGCATTGCTGCCGGCAGGAACTGTCCCAGGCCAATTCCGCCATGACGACCCTCATGGAAAAGATGAATCAGATCAGGAACGAGGTTGAAAATACAGTTCACGCCTCAATACGGCGGTTGATCCTTCCCTATGTCGACAAATTGAAACATGGCCCGCTGCAGCAGGACCAGAAAACCCTGGTTGGTATTCTGGAGTCAAACCTCCTTGAGATTGTAAGGCCGTTTGTGGCGGACATGAACGCCATGGATGAAAGCTTTACGCCCATGGAGATTCAGATCGCCCACCTGGTAAGGGAGGGCCGAACCAACAAGGAGATCGCCCTCATTCTCACTATTGCTCCGAGAACCGTGGGATTTCACCGGGAGAACATCAGAAGAAAGCTTGGAATTAACAACAAGAAAGTCAATCTCAGATCTGTTCTTTTGTCGTGTGGGTGA
- a CDS encoding MarR family transcriptional regulator — MEKVDSALQFWRYVQLSDLALPQTTVSSSIKGGIKGLWQRLRGNRTKDEVAGKKELALEQIPGALTERIAPDIDWQLPAAVLKVQLEELLALDGLFDKKTDQTTCFLVVGLPHGGNEQTLKILSESAHWQTIDQPTTEQILSQDNNWLKQIETCDTLWVLPALERCYLRHVHGLALVRQLFEMINTRAMGPGVIGCDSWALAYLKHVLPGRLPPALVAQPFDDQRLSRWFYQQALTGCNRPVVFCHTHNGEPVFPADREGGQAGAFMNQLAAHTFGIPGIAISLWRKALRQEPDRAAGDEAPVNTCQGLETTLWVLPWDKLTHPSLTAPVSSETSIILHTLLLHNGLSQEALAEILPFSTHGVTRAVWALKDAGLIEKADGLWIVSPGGYPMVRKYLHGEGYLTDSF, encoded by the coding sequence ATGGAAAAAGTAGATTCGGCGCTGCAGTTCTGGCGTTATGTGCAGCTGTCGGACCTTGCACTGCCCCAGACAACCGTGTCGAGTTCCATCAAGGGTGGCATCAAGGGGCTATGGCAACGCCTCAGGGGGAATAGAACAAAAGATGAAGTGGCCGGGAAAAAAGAGTTAGCCCTTGAGCAGATCCCTGGGGCCCTGACTGAAAGGATAGCGCCCGATATAGACTGGCAGTTGCCGGCCGCAGTTTTAAAGGTTCAACTGGAAGAACTGTTGGCTTTGGATGGACTGTTTGACAAAAAAACCGATCAAACCACCTGTTTTCTGGTGGTTGGACTTCCCCACGGGGGCAACGAACAAACCCTTAAGATTCTTTCCGAATCCGCCCATTGGCAGACCATTGATCAACCCACCACGGAACAGATTCTCTCCCAGGACAACAACTGGCTCAAACAGATTGAAACCTGCGACACCCTCTGGGTTCTTCCGGCCCTGGAACGTTGCTATCTGCGCCATGTCCATGGTCTGGCCCTTGTGCGTCAGCTGTTTGAAATGATCAACACACGGGCCATGGGGCCCGGCGTTATCGGGTGTGACAGCTGGGCCCTTGCCTACTTGAAACATGTACTGCCCGGCCGCCTTCCCCCGGCACTGGTGGCCCAGCCCTTTGACGACCAGCGGCTTTCCAGGTGGTTTTATCAACAGGCCCTGACCGGATGCAATCGACCGGTTGTTTTTTGCCATACCCATAATGGTGAGCCTGTATTTCCCGCGGACAGGGAAGGGGGCCAGGCCGGTGCCTTCATGAATCAGCTGGCGGCCCACACCTTTGGAATTCCCGGAATTGCCATCAGCCTTTGGCGAAAGGCCCTCAGGCAGGAACCGGACAGGGCAGCGGGTGACGAGGCCCCGGTGAATACCTGCCAGGGACTGGAAACAACCCTGTGGGTACTGCCGTGGGATAAATTGACCCACCCGTCCCTGACTGCTCCGGTCAGTTCTGAGACATCGATTATTCTGCACACCCTGCTGCTCCACAACGGCCTCAGCCAGGAGGCCCTGGCCGAAATTCTGCCTTTTTCCACCCATGGGGTCACAAGGGCTGTCTGGGCGCTGAAGGATGCCGGCCTGATCGAGAAGGCTGACGGTCTGTGGATCGTCTCTCCCGGGGGGTACCCCATGGTGAGAAAATATCTCCACGGCGAGGGGTATCTGACCGACTCATTTTAA
- a CDS encoding mechanosensitive ion channel family protein, producing the protein MHIFTHLNGMIFIKGGVVIGIAFLVITLSQRIAPWLAGRFSGRYRLYILASVPVVRLIVIVLTVWMIISMAIEPTAENIFALLGAFGLALGFAFKDYVSSLIAGIVTLYEAPYRLGDWVSIEEAQGEVRAIGMRSFEIVTPDDTVVVVPHLKLWASKLFNANGGSRNLQCAAAFYLNPRHDSKLVIQALQDTALTSSYLQVEKPISVVALEKPWATQYRLKAYPVDPRDQFRFTTDLTVRGKAALEALGVAYPDRAVVSAGAFGSE; encoded by the coding sequence ATGCATATATTCACCCATTTGAACGGCATGATTTTCATCAAGGGAGGCGTGGTTATCGGGATCGCCTTTCTTGTAATTACCCTGTCCCAGCGAATCGCACCCTGGCTGGCTGGAAGATTTTCCGGTCGTTACCGTTTGTATATCCTTGCCTCGGTGCCTGTTGTGCGGTTGATCGTCATTGTGCTGACCGTGTGGATGATTATTTCCATGGCAATCGAACCCACGGCTGAAAATATTTTTGCCCTCCTGGGTGCCTTTGGCCTGGCCCTTGGTTTTGCCTTTAAAGACTATGTCAGCAGCCTTATTGCTGGGATTGTGACCCTTTATGAGGCACCCTACCGCCTCGGAGACTGGGTGTCCATCGAGGAGGCCCAGGGTGAAGTGCGTGCCATCGGCATGCGTTCGTTTGAGATTGTCACCCCCGACGACACGGTGGTGGTCGTCCCCCACCTGAAGCTCTGGGCCAGTAAACTGTTTAATGCCAATGGCGGCTCCCGCAACCTCCAGTGCGCGGCTGCTTTTTATCTCAATCCCCGCCATGATTCGAAACTTGTGATCCAGGCCCTCCAGGATACGGCTTTGACCAGTTCCTATCTCCAGGTGGAAAAGCCCATAAGTGTGGTTGCCCTGGAAAAACCATGGGCAACCCAGTACCGGCTGAAGGCGTATCCCGTGGATCCACGGGATCAGTTCAGGTTCACAACGGATCTTACGGTAAGGGGCAAGGCAGCCCTGGAAGCCCTGGGCGTGGCCTATCCAGACAGGGCCGTTGTTTCGGCGGGTGCTTTTGGCAGTGAATGA